Genomic window (Apium graveolens cultivar Ventura unplaced genomic scaffold, ASM990537v1 ctg8213, whole genome shotgun sequence):
TATTGGGTTTTACTTGTTGTGTGTGTCTTGCCACAAATCTTCCTTTGCTGTGTTATATATATAGGCTTCAGGTCGTTTATCTTCTACTCTGCCTGTATACTTCCTATTGGGCCCCCAACCCTTTTTCCGGCTTTGTTtccaaatatttatttatttagttttcaaaaatattatatattatataggTGATATGATATGATATATAGGTGTTTGAATAATAGTAGAAGAAGAAAAATTATTATAGAGGGGACTGGTCTTAGTACGatcataaataaaatataatttattattcTACTATTATTCAACAACACCATATTTTTATTTATGAAtacaataaaatattattttatttagttttaaaaaaatattattttatttagttttaaaactaaaaaatagtattttgaaaactaaataaataaatatttggaAACAAAGCCCGAAAAAGGGTTGGGCGGCCCAATAGGAAGTATACAGGCAGTAGAAGATAAACGACCtgaagcctatatatatatacacagcaAAGGAAGATTTGTGGCAAGACACACAACAAGTAAAACCCAGAATAATTCAGATATCAAAATTAAACTCAATCAATCGATGGATCCTCCTGCTGGAAAGTGGATTTTGTGTAAacatgatgatgatgatgatgttgtCGAGGAGGAGGGAAGAATAAATCAAAATCATCACCCATCAACAACAAGAGGAAGATGTGGAGTGATTTGGGGACCTCAATCCGTTGTGCCgttgtgaagaagaagaagaggaagatgAACAATATGTCTAAACAAGAAGAGAAGAGGAGAAGATATCTAATCTTTACactaaatcatcatcatcatcatctaatAAGAGAAAGAGGAAccaatcatcatcatcatcatctaatAAGAGAAAGAGGAACCATTTAACTTCTCTTAATAGGAACAAGAGGCGCAACAAAAAGATGCTCAACTATACGACTAGAGAACAACATCATAacaaatcatcatcatcatccagtagtaaaaataatgatgATGTGTATAAGGCCATCCGATATGTTAGAAAAGAAAGATGAATTGTGACCAGGACACAATCCTATCCAAGAATAAGAGGAACAATCCGGGCAAAGCAAAAACAGACAAGGTGCACAATACTAGTTGCAACATTATTAAAATTGGTGATACAGTCGATTTGTCGGCCCTTTTATTCACCAAAAAAAGGAATTTTCTTATCAAATCCAACCAACAGCGGGTTAAGGCCAAGGATCTGTCAGGCAAGTTTGTTGTTTTATATTTTATGACACTCGCAGCTTATTACGACGATTTGGGCACAGTGTCAAAACACTTGGTGGATATACATAAGTTACAGCCCAAAGGTGATTTCGAGATCGTCCTTGTTGCAATTAATGATCATTTTTCTCCCGATCCTCATCAAATTTTTATGAAAATGTTTTCCACAATGCCATGGCCTGCCATTCCGTTTTCAGATTTAGAATGCAGGAAATGCCTTGAAAACCTGTTTAACAATTATCACAGAATGCCTTGTTCTGTAATCATTGACCCAACAGGTTTTGTTTTGCAATATGATGCCGACCCTTTGTTTCTCAGGTACGGAGCTGCTGCTTATCCTTTTACCAACGAAAGAATACAATCCATCAATTCGGAAGATAATTTACTTATGCAGCAGCCTCTTTCCATTCAAAAACTCTTGGCCACTCCTGAACGTGATTATCTCGTCAACAACAATGGAGACCAGGTATGCATGCTAAATCACCATTTTTTGATTTTAACGATATTAGAAATTTGTCTGTTTTGTTGTTAAGAAAACAGACAAATTTGTCTGTTTTCTTAACAAAAAATAAAGATATTTGTCTGTTTTGCATAGTTATTAAGACGTTGCTTAGTCGTCGTCTAGGCTGAAATCAACCGTCTTGATTCTACTAGGTTAGGCGAATTAGGCAGAGTCTAGGTGAGCGACACCTAGGCGTACATTAGGAGATTTAGGCAATCAGCTATACGTAAATGTGTGCTTTTTTTAATATATGATTTGATTTTGCCTATTTTCGTCTTTAAGTGGTTAAATTTATAAAGTTGTACAATCAAGTATTGAACCATCATACTTCTAACAAGAGTCTCaaaattaaacaaacaaaagttAGTAAAATCTATTTGTTTCAATCAAATAGACTAATCTTTAAATTAATAATGTAATTATTGTTAGAATCAATTAAAATGTATGCACATAAATATCTAATATATACGCCTATATATATAGAAAAACGCCTAATTCCCCTAATGGACGACTAGGAGGGCACCTTACCTCCTAGGCATCCACGCAGTTCGCTATTGTCTTTGTTCTTCTGTATGCCTTGACAAGTATGCTGTTTTGTATTACTAGTTTTTTCATATGTACATTCAACTATACATACTTTTACTAACATCGGTTTCTTTCTTTACAAATGCTACTTAATTTGGCAGGTACCCCTCGATGGTCTTGATCATAAGGCAGTGGGCTTATATTTTTGTCCATGTCTAGATGAACATGATGAATTACACACCACAGGGACACTTAAGAAGCTTTATCAAGAGTTGTCAGAAAACTCGAAAGAGTTTGAGATTGTTCTTATATACACACACGGCTGGTGCGAGCATCATGATGATACATGTGGTCGCATGGTTGAAGATTCTTTCTTGAATGAAATTAAGACAATGCCTTGGTTGGCACTTCCTTTTAACGACACAAATTGTAGTAAGAAGTTGCAGAGGATTTTCCAACAACCCCAAGAGCTCGGAGTGCCAGTACCGGCAAGGATGGTGATTATTGGACCTCATGGAAAATTCATCGAACTGTTGGGCACTCATATATTGTTGAGTTATGGTGCTCCAGCATACCCGTTCAGCTTTCGCAGTGCTGTCAATTTAGAGCTTGaaatgttaaaaaaattaaagctGGAGATGTTCTGGGATCTGGACACTGTCTTTATGCACACAAATGGGTCCCGAGTTCGATTTTCACAATATATTGGCAAGAGAATCATAATCTTATTTCAGAACGTCCCTGGTACATTTAACAGTTTTTGGAGGGAGATGAAAGCAAGGTATATTAGGATGAAGGGCACCGACGATGAGTTCGAAGTTATCCACATCTATAGGGGGGTCTATATTAATCGTGATAAGAAGATTGTAGCATCTTTCCCATGGTTTATGCATGCTCATCTTGATCAGGGCTCAGAAGCAAGGAAGTATATAAACCGTGTTTGGCCCGATGTTctgacaaattgtggacttattGCATTTGATCAGGAAGGATCGATTGTTAGAATGAAAAAAGACCCTGAACTTGGACAAAATATGGTATTTCCCTTTTATCAGGATGGAGATATGGAAAACGAGGTCTCGCTGCATGTGAGAGAGTACATTAATATTAAATGTAAATTAGAATGTGTAAATGAAGGGCCAGACCCAGAAGACTGCTACATGACATAATGATAATGAAAGTAATTCTGGATTCTGGTTTTTGTATATGTACTGTGTacaatgatgatgaaagtaaTTCTGGATTCTGGTTTTTGTATATGCGTTTATATGAAAGTAGCGACCAATGGTTGTGTGCTTGACTTGTCTCTGCAGCTGTAATGAAATCTATGAAGGAGGATTTTGGGCATCTGATATGGCAGCCTCCCAGGTAACTATATATTTTCTTTGAATCTGTTTTTGGGCCCGAGTtgtttttcttgatttctttgtgGTTTCTCGCTTCGAGCTGAGCTGCTGTAGTTTTAAGTTGCGGTTTTCGGAGGTTTCTGAGCAATTTGAAAGCCGTAGGTATTGTTTAGTGCTGCTGTGGGGTCTGCAGAATCAGGGTCTGTTTCTCTGGTTTTGTGTGTGTTATCTGTTGAAGCTATGCAGATGGGTCTGCAGGTTGCTTTCTGTTTTCGGGGGGTGGTTCGATCCTGGGGTTTCAATTTGCTGCAGATTTTTGTCTCGAGTCTGGGAGGATTTGGTGCAATGTTTTTTGTGGGATTTCATTTTTCTGCAAGATTTTGCTTCGGGTTCTgctgttgctttgttcaatttctGGATTATAGCAGTTCAGGGGTCTTGGGTTTTTGTGCTTCACGTCTCGAGCTGCGTGTAGAGAATTTGCTGGAGTATGGCAGGTTTATGTTTTTGCTGTGCTGCGTTTGATTTACATGGTCCTTGGGAGCAGATAGAGATTTTTTCTGTCTGCATTTTCCTGGATTTGTCGAGCTCATGGACTGTTTTTTGTGTTGGTGATTGGTGTGTGGTTGGTGTTTGGAGTGTGCATGTTTTTCTCTTCTTGGATGGGAGGCATAGGTAGTGCTGCGTGGATTTCATCTATTGGCTGGGAGTTGGCAATTTTCTCCTGGTGTTTAATTTGGAATGTCATGGTCTCTTTTGGAATGCTGCCTTTTGCTTGTTTAATTTGCTggtctatttgcttagactagctTTATTTTTAAGTTAGTGTTTTTCTCTTTCTCAAGCTAGTCCTTAGAATTCTTGGAGTTTTGTTTCAAGTCTTCTTTGTGGCTAGTTCAAACTCTTTGTATATTCTTTTAGTCTATTAGATTTTACGAGGCTCGACCTCATTTACCCAAAAAAAAATCCTTTACAAAAACCAAAACAGGGTAGCACAAACTGAGctgtttttgctttgattttaTACTAATATAAAGATATTCATGCATATCTTGGTTCGTTTTTTTACTTAATTTTCAGAGCTCATGATTAGGGGGATTTCCCTTGAAGGCATGCATAAATTTTAAATGGGAGTGCAAAGTGATTTTAAATAAGGATCTATTGGACAAACTCAAGTTATGGGGTTACAAAAGATATGACACACTTATTCGAGCTTGACAGATTCTAAATGGTTTTAGCTGTAATACTTGGTCATAGGTGTTGATGCTGTTGTTTTGTACAGTCCTCGAATTTTTGAGAAGGCTGGGATAAAGAGAGATGACCACAAGCTACTCGCCACCATAGGTATTGGAATCTGCAAAACTATTTTTGCTCTGATATCAACATTTTTGCTAGACAAAGTCGGACGGCGCTCACTGATGCTTTCGAGTATGTGGGGACCATGGTAGTTGCTCTACTCGTACTCTCAGGCTCATTATTTGTTATTAATCACTCGCATCAAAAAAATTCTGGGTTGAGGCTGGAGAAGCAAAGAAGAGGACAAAAAATTGATTCAGAATTCTAGGTTTGTATCTTCTGCTCAATTTTGTGTTTTACTGCTCCTTCCATTACAAATTATCAGGAATGCGTGCTTAGTTTGCGCTTAAATTGGTAGTTTTCTGTTTAGAGCTTTTTCTTTGGCCTTGCTATTAAACACTGTATACATAGAAGAGCATTATTTGGCAAAATACATATGAAGGATTTAATTTCGTTTCATATACAAATTTTGATTGCATGACCAATGATACTCTGATGTCGGAAAATCTGCAACTTCTTATTGCTGTCACGAGCCATAAGACCAACGCCATTCTACGCAGACTCCTCAAAACAAGCCATTCTTGAACTAATAGAATAAGGGTTAACTTGATATTAAACAAAGAAAAAATTTATCTTTGATCCAATATTAAAGGATTAAGAAGCTACAGTATGGATCCTCTTAGTCATGTATGCCGCAAAtcaaatatataaatttataaaattttgagaTAATACAAATAAAAGATTTTTAAGAGTTTAGGCATAAATAAGAAGAAATATTAAATATACTAAAGATTGTGTCATGAAATATCTTGATCCAAGCTGCAAGTTTCCAAATTCCTTTAATCTCATGTTCCATTATTTCCCACATGTACAAAATCAGAAAGAGGGTCATTTGGACCACAGTTTGAATTACGTGATGACAAGGTAATAAGCAATTGAATATGAACAAACCAACATGAAACATAATTGCAGACCTTCTGTAGGAGGCAAGTTGACATTGAAAAAAGCTTTACTAAACCTGCTATCAGTGATGCTCCATGTTCCTGGATGATCCACTTACAATTAAGTTATCTTGGCACAGGAATTTTTTGGCTGCCGGAAAAGTTTAAAGCAATATAGTGCattaaaagaaaatgaaaacCATTTTCATATAGGATATATGTTGGTTTCGGACTCTTTGCTTTCTCTCTCCCAAACTCGATCAGATTCAAATCAAGTTGTAGAGCGAAGGAAAAAAACAATGGAAATGCCCTCCGTTTTAAACACAATTGATTTTATCGTGCAAATTTTATGTATAATTACTTTAAAATTCTTTTCAATGAATTAATGTATGTGTATACGTGTACAATTTTTTATGCATATATTTTGAGGGTATGCAGGTCCTTGCAGTTCTTAGGAAATGGGCAGGCAGCCCTTGGAATTCTCAGGAAGTGGCCAGGTACCATAGCCATGGTATCATTATGCTTACTTTCAGTGTTTATTTTATCTTTAAGTTTACATATTAATCCTGTGGGGGTTTAGGTTTATATTGAGCTCCATATAAATTGGGTTTTGCGGATTATCCATcttatggaagtttatgttgagcTCTCATACTCTCTTTGGACCTTAAATATATAATCACTTTCTTCCGAGCTTTGTTTGTTCATTATAAGATGCATGACATAATTAATTTATCTTTAATTTTGTACGTCTTTGTTCTTCTCTGTTTTTAGATATTTTCTGATTTATGTAGGATGCCTATGAACATCTCTTTTTAGTTAAGTATTCAGGCCGCTAATTGTGACCACAATGCGTTATGCATAAAGGCATGCTATTGAATTCAACAGCCACATTAAGTTTATTCATTCACATTTTTCCAGGCTTCCTATCAGAATCCCTCAGATTTGGTGGTGGTGTATTGTAAAAAACAGACGAAATTAAAGGAAAAAGCAAAGAACTAAATTGAAATATCCTATGCGTTTATATGAAAGTAGCGACCAATGGTTGTGTGCTCGACTTGGCTCTGCAGCTGTAACGAAATCTATGAAGGAGGATCTTAGGCATCTGATATGGCAGCCTCCCAGGTAACTATATATTTTCCTTGAATCTCTGATCGATTTATAAATTGATTGTTTAAAGCATAAATCATATATTTAGCTCTATTAATCTCTCTTCCAAATAATATGTGTCTACATATAAAAAAGGAAGTTATAATAGGCTGTCGTGAGATCTTAAATTTAGCCCAATTGTGTATCTAAATTCTTTTAGGCGTAATTATAAACAATTTTTGCTTTTTATTTTCCCTTTATACTATTTCTTTAGGTTTAAATGTGCTTTGCTGAACTGCTGAAGTTGTAATTTAGGTGCAATATTTGGTAATATTCCACCAATAGTGGTGTCATTATTATTAAACTTATTTTGGATGTTATTTGTCGTATAAGGTTTACAATACTGGATCCATACCATTAACGGGTGAGTAGCTTTTGAGTATCATGTGGAGGTGCACCTATCTGTCATGCCATCCATTCTGAATTTGATGGTTTTCTCCGTTTATGTGTTCTAGCTTGCTGATATGTTAGCACAGGCTACATACTATATTTTCCCTTTTTTTCATCTCTTTTCATGTAATTAAAAGCTTTGTCCGAGGGGTAGGTCTAGTGAGTTTTTGGTGTTGTGGTTGGGGTTTCGATGCTGGGTTGTAGTAGATCAGAGTTTTGGGTGGTTTTGGGAATGGGGAGGTGCCCGAGGTGTGGATTCTGTCTGGAGTGGGGGTTTTATTTTGCAGGTTTTTAGGTCTGAAGGTTTAGATGGGTTCTGTAGTGCTGTTGCAGGTCGTGTAGAGGGTCTGATTTTTTTCGAATGCTGGAGAGGTTTTGCTCGTTTTCAGTGTGGAGTTTCGCTTCGAAGTCGTGATGCTGTAGTTTCAAGTGGTGGTGCTGTTGTAACTTCGAGCGAAGTCTGCAGAATAGGGGAGTTGTTCGTTGCAAAGTTTCTCGTGGTGTGACTTCTGTCTGGGGTTTTGGCTGGGTTTTGTTATTGCTGGAATTTGTTTTTTGGGCCCGAGTtgtttttcttgatttctttggtaGTTGCTCTACTCGTACTCTCAGGCTCATTGTCTGTTATTTATCACTCGCATCAGACCGTTCCTTGGGCTGTTATTTTGGCAATAATTTCGGTGTATTGCTTGTGTCAGTGTTTAAGCATTATGCTCAGGATTACAACCCTTGTACCGATATAAAGAAAAGCTTCAACCTACGCAGGCTTCTTGGTGATATGCCTAGCATTGAAACTCTTAAGGGCAATATCATCAGCCTCTGGGTAAAAGTTTAACAAATTAgattttctttccttttcttaAATTAAAATATGTCTCTTGTGTTTTAATTTAATAATGTACATACATAGTTTTTGGATCCAGGTTTAACTTTTCACAATTATCTAACCTCaacaatggagaacttgaagacaCTGAAATTATGTAGTGTTGCATTTAATGACGTGTATGTGATTTCAAATGCTCTGTGCTTGCTCAGAAGTATGCCCATGTTGGAATGACTTGAGATAAAAGTGGTGAGTGCTAGTACTAAATTGTGTATTAATTGTTAAAATATTGCTGAAACTTAGATGAGGCACCAACTGATAATTTGTTCTTGATTTCAACTCACGATGCAATGTATATGTTACACTCTTGTAATGCAGGGTTGTGACATGAACTGTGGGAGAAACGTAGAGTTAACAGCTGGACAATATTTGGAATCACCAGATTGTGAGCATGTAACTCTAAACCAACTCCAAAATGTGAGCTCCTTTTATTAAAGCTTTGTGAATAGAAATTCAAATCTATGAGTTCAATGCACCTTAAATTACGTACAAAAGAGACAAATAAAttaggacggagggagtatcttGGAGGAGTTGATCTGGCCTCTATGAATTCTATGAATTGATAATAGAAAGTGAAGGTGGACAGGACAAATATTCATGCAACTTAATTCTAGAAGGATAGAAAACAtgaccaggaattggtctttgaGACATGAGACCTATTTCTTAAAACAGGTACATTCAGTCAGAAGTATGTTCAGCTATTGAGCATTTCCCAAGAGCACCGTCTATTTGCATTCACTCGCTAGTCTTTCACCTCTATTGTTAATAACTCTCACAAACTGCAGTCAGATATTCTTTTTGTAATAAATTTTTGGATGATAAAACTACTAATCAAACTGAGCTTTGGACAAGCCAATTCACGATGCTATGTCAATACAGAGTTACGTTTTTTTTCCACTGTCAAGGCAAAAGGAAAGAAATTGATGATCAACATTCAAGTAACACTTTATTACTCTATTAAAAAACCCGCCATATATTACCATTTCACAATAGAGTTCTCTTCACTCAGGTCCATTGTCAAATACAGAaattttgtcttcacttataTCAACACTGCAATAAAGTGACTGATCAGCATTGTATGTCAAGAATGTAGACTGTTATTAATTTCAAACAGTATCTTAAGCCACAAGTATGAGCATCAAAAGTACATAATAATTGAAGTAGTCAAAATCAGAACGTTGTTTTATAACAGAAAAAATATATTGCAAAATCCATGAAATCTGGTAACATGTGACTTAGAAGCAAGATTCTTAACAGAAGTCCGCTTATCCAAAAAATTCCAGTTAAAATATACTGATAGCCAAGATAGAAACAAAAAATTTGAGCAGAGTAGTGTTTTCTACGATTTAATAGCTGATCTAGGTTGTTACATGAGTAAAATGCCAGCCCACAAAGACAGATTGCTTAGCTAACTATATTTTAGTAGATTCAGAGGGGTTAGATTTTACCAATTGAGCATGCAACTGGTGGAAATTTATAATGACAATATACATTTCTTAAATTAAAGAATGCATAAAAGGGATAGGGTATTTCCTTCAGACAGTGTTCATGAGAAGCAGCATAATTCATTCATATTTGGTGTAAATGTTAGAAAAATAATACAAGGTCCCTAATGTAAGATTTGGTGTTGATTACAGAGGTACGCCAATTGAATAATAAACAAAGCTCTTTTACATTTAGGAAGGGAAAACAATCAATCACAATGCACTCTGATAAATTAATAAAAGCATAGGATGATTCCCATAATGCCAAATTAGATAATCAGGCCCTCGAGGATTTCTTACCTAATCAGCCTTGTCCTGTTATTCTTGGACCAAATTGCTTGTAGAGAATTGTCTTGCTGGCTGCGTACACGTCCAAGACAGCCTCTGACACTACAAGCAGCTCCAAGTCACGCATTAGTTGCTCAAGGATTGTAAGTGAAACTAGGTGGTTACCAACTGTCTTCTCTAGCTGTGAAACGTGAAATGTATCTACTCGACTCATCGACTGCATCATGAAAGTATTCTACAACAATCAAATGAAGTAATGAATGATTAAATCACATTAACAGTAGTGAGAAAAATGAAGCAACCAGCACAATCTACACAATGTCTAATCTTTTATAATAAGTGACAAATTTATAAATCCTGCCCATAATTAGATTAAAAAATAGACCATCTTACAGTGAAAAAGAAACAAAAAGGAACACGTAGGAGGAATCCCTCGAGTCCTTCAGCTGGGAGGAAGCTCTCCGTGTGGCTGAGAACTCGTAGGAGGAAGCTTTGAGATGGAAATTCAACGTACTGGTCTGTTTCTTCCTGTAGTCGTACAACATTTCTCCTAATCTAGTTTTTCCAAAAAAC
Coding sequences:
- the LOC141704765 gene encoding putative nucleoredoxin 1-1, with the translated sequence MQQPLSIQKLLATPERDYLVNNNGDQVPLDGLDHKAVGLYFCPCLDEHDELHTTGTLKKLYQELSENSKEFEIVLIYTHGWCEHHDDTCGRMVEDSFLNEIKTMPWLALPFNDTNCSKKLQRIFQQPQELGVPVPARMVIIGPHGKFIELLGTHILLSYGAPAYPFSFRSAVNLELEMLKKLKLEMFWDLDTVFMHTNGSRVRFSQYIGKRIIILFQNVPGTFNSFWREMKARYIRMKGTDDEFEVIHIYRGVYINRDKKIVASFPWFMHAHLDQGSEARKYINRVWPDVLTNCGLIAFDQEGSIVRMKKDPELGQNMVFPFYQDGDMENEVSLHVREYINIKCKLECVNEGPDPEDCYMT